TAACATTTGAAGCACTTTTCTGACTCCAGCTTCTCCTTCAGCGGCAAGTGAGAACACCACGGGTCTACCAATCTGAGATTCAGAGAGCAATTAAACAAACAGTGTTATAACAGTCAATGGTTTCTAGCACTTTTTCTGGTGAATTGAAATATAATATGATGCTTACGAATATCCCGGAAGCTCCAAGTGCAAGTGCCTTGAAGACATCAGTTCCACGTCGAACACCACCATCTAAGAAGACAGGAACTCGTCCTTGTGTCGCTTTGACAACCTGAAAAGAGGAGAGCGATTCTGAAATTGCTGACTAAAAGCACTTATATGAGTCCACCATTTGGCATTTATACCTCTTCAAGGGCTGAGATAGTGGCTGGGACATAGTCAAGCTGGCGTGCTCCATGGTTTGACACAATGATCCCTGCTGCTCCAGCTTGTATCGCTATCCTTGCTGCAATAGGATAAGAATCGTTGACCTGGTTAGGTTTTTTCTTACTAAAGTAATGAAAACATTGGTTTGTCAGATGGTAACTAACCATCCTCTCCTGTAAGAACACCCTTGACAAGAATCGGCATGCTAGTGATTGTCTGGAGCCACTGGACATCCTGTTTGTGTACATGAAAGTTAGTGAGGTCTGAATTGACTTCTTTTTTTTTCAAATACTCTGTTTTGCTATGTTATCTTAAGATTTGTTTGGATTCTCTTACCTTCCAACTCAAGGTACGGTCAATTTGACCAGCAACATATGAAGCCAAGCCAGAGTCATTGGCCTGCAGGTTACAACACAACAAGTTCAAGTAAAATATCAGGAAACAATAGTGGATCATTTCTCGTCTTCAGACTATAATGCTAGATAGTATCTGATGGATGCTTACCTCGTCCATCTTTCCGAGGTCAAGACCTTCAAAGTTCTTCAATGTCAAGTTTGGAGGCAAAGTAAATCTGTAGTAGAAAAAACACACATTGTGACTCTACAGTTTTTAGCTACCTGTTTGCATGTTTGAATCAAGTTAACTCTTATCACATCTCAGTTGGAGTGGCTTTACCTGTTCTTGATATCAGACTCTCTGCGACCTAGCCTTGGGGTGTCTACAGTGAGAGCAATGGCTTTAAACCCTGCCTTCTCGGCTCTTCTCACGAGCTGCTCAACCACTTTCCTGTTCTTGTATACCTACTCAGAACAATATCATAACGTGTGAATCATCACATGTGACCAGGTTTTGTCAGGTTGTGTGCAACAAGCTGCCTAGATGACTTACATAGAGCTGGAAGAATCGGATCCCTGGCCCTGTGGAAGCAACTTCTTCAACGCTGGAAGTAGCCCATGAAGAAAGTGTCTACAAAACCATGGAATAAAAGATTCAAAGTCTTGTTTTGGATGAAAAACATTTTGTGACAAATATAATAATATACCATGATGGTTCCAGCAGCAGACGCAGCTCTAGCCGTAGCATATTCCCCTGTATTAATTTTTTCCATTAGTACATCCTTATAGTTTTTGTCTCTACAAAAACTCGGTTTCTACAAATGTTTTAGGACAAATCAGATGTCTTGTTACCTTCAGGATGAGCCATCTTCTGCATGGCAGTAGGAGCAACCATGATTGGCATGGAGATCTTGAAACCCAAGACGGTTGTTGTCATATCAATCTTGCTCACATCAATCAGAATCCTAGGCCGGAAGCTGTCAAAAACATTCCACAAGGTATCTTATATATCAAATCACATCTCTTGTGAAACCAGTAACAAAAAAGTAAAATATTATCTTAAAGAAAAGAAAGCTTACAGGATCCTAGCGAAAGCGTTTCTGTTCTCTTGAAGAGTCCACTGATCCTCTGCACCAGACGCATAGTAGTCATATACCATCTTAGGCAACTTCTCCTTTGCGATTGCATCATATTCGGTAACGTTTGTGATCTCCATTTTCTGTCAAAAAGAGTAAAAGACTTGAGTTAGTCACCTTTTGTAAAATTCAGACATAGTCATAGCTACAGATTCTAACTCTCTGTCTGGTCTTAAACACAGAAGCTCACACACCTTGATGGGAATGGGAATGGGAATGGAGAGGTCTCGGAAGAGATGAAGGGTGACTGTAACAAGAGCTTAAACTATATATCCAATTATTTTATCGTTATTTAAATGTTATATATTTGTCATGTATTAGTTTGTAAACATCTTTTTTTAATATGGATGAGAAGTTGGAGGTGAAGAATGGTTGAGGAGATACGGACAAAGATGAGATGGGTTGTGTTTCTAATCCACAATAGCAACTCGTGTGATCCTTAGCTTTTTCATTCGTATTATCGTTCACATTCTCGAGGAAAAAGTTATTATTTCCATAAACCAATCATTTATTTCTTTTCTTGAAAGAAGATAAATCCAAGAGTAGATGAATCATTGATGAAAACTGAGAGAAAACAAAATGTAAAAGCGTGCGAGGAAGAACAATCATGGGCCTTAATATGTTTTAAAAGAAACTTAAAAGTCCAAACGTAATGGGCTTTTATGTGACTAAAAGCCCATAAAACGACTGATCAAAGCGGGACCCACTTAATGAAGTTCCTTTGCTCGCCGTTTTTCCCCGCAGCTCTCGTTGTTGTTTGCGAAAATGGAAAATTGAAAAGCTTTAGTGAATGAAGGAGAGGAGACGAAGCAAAGTGGTAATCAGCGATCATCACAGTCGATCGAATTCAATGGCGGCGGATCGGAGCAAAGGCGTAGTGAGAGACGAATTCGCGACATATGCTTACATTCTT
This sequence is a window from Brassica oleracea var. oleracea cultivar TO1000 chromosome C1, BOL, whole genome shotgun sequence. Protein-coding genes within it:
- the LOC106317108 gene encoding peroxisomal (S)-2-hydroxy-acid oxidase GLO2 isoform X3 is translated as MEITNVTEYDAIAKEKLPKMVYDYYASGAEDQWTLQENRNAFARILFRPRILIDVSKIDMTTTVLGFKISMPIMVAPTAMQKMAHPEGEYATARAASAAGTIMTLSSWATSSVEEVASTGPGIRFFQLYVYKNRKVVEQLVRRAEKAGFKAIALTVDTPRLGRRESDIKNRFTLPPNLTLKNFEGLDLGKMDEANDSGLASYVAGQIDRTLSWKDVQWLQTITSMPILVKGVLTGEDARIAIQAGAAGIIVSNHGARQLDYVPATISALEEVVKATQGRVPVFLDGGVRRGTDVFKALALGASGIFIGRPVVFSLAAEGEAGVRKVLQMLRDEFELTMALSGCRSLSEITRNHIITEWETPRHLPKL
- the LOC106317108 gene encoding peroxisomal (S)-2-hydroxy-acid oxidase GLO2 isoform X5, whose product is MMQSQRRSCLRWYMTTMRLVQRISGLFKRTETLSLGSCNFRPRILIDVSKIDMTTTVLGFKISMPIMVAPTAMQKMAHPEGEYATARAASAAGTIMTLSSWATSSVEEVASTGPGIRFFQLYVYKNRKVVEQLVRRAEKAGFKAIALTVDTPRLGRRESDIKNRFTLPPNLTLKNFEGLDLGKMDEANDSGLASYVAGQIDRTLSWKDVQWLQTITSMPILVKGVLTGEDARIAIQAGAAGIIVSNHGARQLDYVPATISALEEVVKATQGRVPVFLDGGVRRGTDVFKALALGASGIFIGRPVVFSLAAEGEAGVRKVLQMLRDEFELTMALSGCRSLSEITRNHIITEWETPRHLPKL